Proteins from a single region of Lentimicrobium saccharophilum:
- a CDS encoding S8 family serine peptidase codes for MKTKPYTASFAAKSVRMLFVLVLFAGMNLFGQTFDKNYQDGRIYFKFKDDINLNIAVRSDNSVDFNQIPFVAALQSQYRLKEMTRPFYLNNDHKLLRTFMLEIEDFDKVNEVIQKLGIEQALEYVEKVPMDYIHYVPNDSLYNLFNGPNNWNWHLDVIQAEKAWDISKGSSDIKVAIVDNAVWVDHPDLADKIVLQRDTYYNTNNANPPASGDPFDWSHGTHCAGLTAAISDNGIGVASIGYNVSIIAVKAANNTNANGIYGYPGIQWAANNGADVISMSWGGPGYSATNQNLINSIYNMGIVLLASAGNDNVSTAHYPSGYNNVISIASTNSDDEKTDFSNYGTTVDLCAPGGYASPGPSGLLSTTYNTGTYGNYDLMAGTSMSTPVAAGLAGLILSINPALTPAQVETIMKNTSDDVYAVNPDYTGQLGTGRINAFRAAASTPYEPTANFSTPVTTILPGGGIDFTDLSTGVPSTWQWTFQGGTPSSSTEQHPSNIKFNSPGVYDVTLTVTNAFGTNTLLLEDYITATNTPSPYVFIGISDSMPCIFEEITLSDSSLYNPNSWEWTITPETYEFVNGTSSASQNPQLSFSMPGAYSVSLTAANLHGSASMNYENLIFVNGAIPTFSVDMEDGTPGVFMVWDTIKSQSKIDVRSANQSNFGIHFHGDPVPTGWSGSPTSGTATQAWESNLAFHGKAYICGVDATGMENVALQLDLRQTYSLGPKFSWFRVVVNGEQLADLDGNTDFNPTTAAADEWRTLIFDLSAYAGQVFDIVLQSATRFSDKTQGEGDNVFIDNISITNTTPVKPDSRPSSSLRVYPNPSDGLFTLSSSKLTGAEVSIRVTSLLGNVVYTENISGSNAGLLRTIDLSHLPAGIYLVSLSDGLQQLNQRIIIR; via the coding sequence ATGAAAACAAAACCCTACACTGCCTCTTTTGCCGCTAAAAGCGTGCGGATGCTTTTTGTTCTGGTACTTTTTGCCGGAATGAATCTTTTTGGTCAAACCTTCGATAAGAATTACCAGGACGGAAGGATTTATTTCAAATTCAAAGATGATATTAACCTGAATATCGCAGTCAGAAGTGACAATTCTGTTGATTTCAATCAGATACCTTTTGTTGCTGCGCTGCAGTCACAATACAGGTTAAAGGAAATGACCCGCCCATTTTACCTGAATAATGATCATAAACTGCTCAGAACTTTCATGCTGGAAATTGAAGACTTCGATAAGGTCAATGAAGTGATTCAAAAGCTTGGAATAGAGCAGGCCCTTGAATACGTCGAGAAAGTACCAATGGATTATATTCATTATGTGCCCAATGATTCGCTCTATAATCTCTTCAACGGTCCCAACAACTGGAACTGGCACCTGGATGTGATTCAGGCTGAAAAGGCCTGGGACATTTCCAAAGGTTCATCCGATATCAAAGTTGCCATTGTCGACAATGCCGTTTGGGTTGATCATCCGGACCTTGCAGATAAAATTGTCCTCCAGCGTGACACATATTACAATACCAATAATGCCAATCCGCCTGCTTCAGGTGATCCGTTTGACTGGTCGCACGGAACACACTGTGCCGGTCTTACTGCAGCAATTTCTGACAATGGCATAGGTGTAGCTTCCATCGGTTACAATGTCAGCATCATTGCAGTAAAAGCAGCCAACAATACCAACGCCAACGGAATATATGGTTATCCGGGTATACAGTGGGCTGCCAACAACGGGGCCGATGTAATCAGCATGTCGTGGGGAGGGCCCGGCTATTCAGCCACCAATCAGAACCTGATCAATTCCATTTACAATATGGGTATTGTATTGCTGGCTTCAGCCGGAAACGATAATGTTTCAACTGCGCACTACCCTTCAGGATACAACAATGTGATCTCCATAGCTTCGACCAACAGCGATGATGAGAAGACGGATTTTTCAAATTACGGAACCACCGTTGACTTGTGTGCTCCGGGAGGATATGCCAGCCCGGGGCCCAGCGGATTGCTCAGTACAACATACAACACTGGTACTTATGGCAACTATGACCTGATGGCCGGAACATCCATGTCAACTCCCGTTGCAGCCGGGCTTGCAGGACTGATTCTTTCAATCAATCCCGCATTGACTCCGGCTCAGGTTGAAACCATCATGAAAAATACATCCGATGACGTTTATGCCGTCAATCCTGATTATACCGGTCAGTTAGGTACTGGCAGGATTAATGCCTTCCGCGCTGCGGCCAGCACACCTTATGAACCTACGGCAAATTTCAGCACTCCGGTAACTACCATTCTACCCGGCGGAGGTATTGATTTCACAGATCTTTCTACCGGAGTGCCCTCCACCTGGCAATGGACCTTCCAGGGTGGAACTCCTTCTTCCTCAACGGAACAACATCCTTCAAATATCAAGTTCAATTCTCCCGGTGTATACGACGTAACCCTTACAGTCACCAATGCCTTTGGCACAAACACGCTGCTGCTTGAAGATTATATAACTGCCACCAATACCCCTTCTCCTTATGTATTTATCGGTATTTCCGATTCTATGCCCTGTATTTTTGAAGAAATAACCCTGAGCGACAGTTCATTGTACAACCCGAATTCCTGGGAATGGACAATTACTCCGGAAACATACGAATTTGTGAATGGGACAAGCAGTGCTTCGCAAAATCCTCAGCTTAGTTTCTCGATGCCGGGCGCCTACTCAGTCAGCTTAACTGCTGCCAACCTGCATGGCTCTGCTTCGATGAATTATGAAAACCTGATATTTGTCAACGGTGCCATCCCGACATTCAGTGTTGATATGGAAGATGGAACCCCGGGAGTATTTATGGTTTGGGATACCATTAAGTCCCAGTCAAAAATCGATGTACGGTCTGCCAACCAGAGTAATTTTGGTATCCACTTCCACGGTGATCCGGTTCCGACCGGATGGTCGGGAAGCCCCACATCCGGAACGGCAACGCAGGCCTGGGAGAGCAATCTTGCTTTCCATGGTAAAGCTTATATCTGTGGTGTGGATGCTACAGGCATGGAAAATGTGGCCCTGCAGCTCGATCTTCGGCAGACCTATAGCCTGGGCCCGAAATTCTCCTGGTTCAGGGTTGTAGTAAACGGTGAACAGTTAGCAGATCTGGATGGCAATACGGATTTTAATCCCACAACGGCAGCCGCCGATGAGTGGAGAACCCTGATTTTTGATTTGTCAGCCTATGCAGGTCAGGTATTCGACATTGTATTGCAGAGCGCTACCCGTTTCTCGGATAAAACCCAGGGAGAAGGTGATAATGTATTTATTGACAATATCAGCATCACCAATACCACCCCGGTTAAACCTGACAGCCGGCCATCGTCTTCACTCAGGGTGTACCCCAATCCCTCCGACGGATTATTTACACTGAGTTCTTCGAAACTCACCGGTGCCGAAGTCAGCATCAGGGTGACATCACTGCTTGGTAATGTAGTTTATACTGAAAATATCAGTGGCAGCAATGCTGGTTTACTGAGAACCATCGACCTCTCACACCTGCCGGCCGGAATTTATCTGGTTAGCCTCTCCGACGGACTTCAGCAACTTAACCAGCGCATCATCATCCGATAA
- the ftcD gene encoding glutamate formimidoyltransferase, whose amino-acid sequence MKQIIECVPNFSEGRDMAVIQQITDQIKTVEGVRLLDVDPGAATNRTVVTIAGEPEQVIEAAFRAVKKAMEVIDMSKHSGAHPRFGATDVCPLVPIANITMEETVKYAHRLGERIGKELGIPVYCYEEAARIPERRNLAYCRSGEYEGLSQKLSDPSSKPDFGPAQFLPKTGAIAVGARDFLVAYNVNLNTTSTRRANAVAFDIREKGRPMREGNPVTGKIVKDEKGNPVNIPGSLKACKAIGWYIEEYGIAQVSINLTNISITPVHVAFEEACKKAQERGMRVTGSEIVGLAPLKVFTDAGKYFLKKQNRSVGVSEAELIKIAVKSMGLDDLKQFNPEEKIIEYVLQEKSGRLLMDMTCSAFADETASESPAPGGGSISAYMGALGVSLGTMVANLSSHKPGWDDRWEEFSDWAEKGQALKDELIRLVDEDTNAFNRIMDAFGLPKGSEQEKSARTEAIQEATRYAIEIPFRVMKKSFETMEILKAMAETGNPNSVSDAGVGALAARSAVMGAFLNVKINAAGLNDKAFVASVIAEGTEIERNAKLMEEQILEIVNQKINA is encoded by the coding sequence ATGAAACAGATTATTGAATGCGTTCCGAATTTCAGCGAGGGGCGCGACATGGCTGTGATACAGCAAATCACCGATCAGATCAAAACCGTGGAAGGCGTCAGGTTACTGGATGTTGATCCCGGCGCGGCTACCAACCGAACGGTAGTCACCATAGCCGGAGAGCCGGAGCAGGTGATTGAAGCTGCATTCAGGGCTGTTAAGAAAGCAATGGAAGTGATTGATATGAGCAAACACTCGGGTGCTCATCCGAGGTTCGGAGCCACCGACGTGTGTCCGCTGGTGCCCATTGCCAATATCACGATGGAAGAAACGGTAAAATATGCACACAGACTGGGCGAACGCATCGGTAAAGAACTTGGGATTCCTGTATATTGCTATGAAGAAGCTGCAAGAATTCCCGAACGACGCAACCTTGCCTATTGCCGTTCAGGCGAATATGAAGGGCTTTCTCAAAAGCTCAGTGACCCATCATCAAAGCCAGACTTCGGCCCGGCACAGTTCCTGCCCAAAACCGGCGCCATCGCCGTTGGAGCGCGCGATTTCCTGGTGGCCTACAATGTAAACCTGAATACCACCTCAACAAGGCGTGCCAATGCCGTGGCTTTCGATATCCGTGAAAAAGGACGCCCCATGCGCGAAGGGAACCCGGTGACCGGAAAAATTGTCAAGGATGAGAAAGGCAACCCGGTTAATATCCCGGGCTCGCTCAAGGCCTGCAAAGCCATAGGCTGGTATATCGAAGAATATGGTATCGCCCAGGTTTCGATCAACCTCACCAACATCAGCATTACCCCGGTGCATGTTGCTTTTGAAGAAGCCTGTAAAAAAGCGCAGGAACGCGGAATGCGCGTCACAGGATCTGAAATTGTCGGGTTGGCGCCGCTCAAAGTATTCACCGATGCCGGCAAGTACTTCCTCAAAAAACAAAACCGCTCGGTTGGCGTTTCAGAGGCCGAGTTGATCAAAATTGCCGTAAAATCCATGGGCCTTGATGATCTCAAACAGTTCAATCCGGAAGAAAAGATCATAGAGTACGTACTTCAGGAAAAGTCCGGCAGATTGCTGATGGATATGACCTGCTCGGCTTTTGCCGATGAAACCGCTTCCGAATCACCCGCCCCCGGCGGAGGATCAATCTCTGCATACATGGGTGCCCTGGGCGTTTCACTCGGGACCATGGTCGCCAACCTCTCCTCGCACAAACCAGGCTGGGACGATCGCTGGGAGGAATTTTCAGACTGGGCCGAAAAAGGACAGGCGCTCAAAGATGAACTGATCAGGCTTGTTGATGAGGATACCAATGCCTTTAACAGGATTATGGACGCCTTCGGACTTCCCAAAGGAAGCGAACAGGAAAAATCGGCCCGGACTGAAGCCATTCAGGAGGCGACCCGTTATGCCATTGAAATCCCTTTCAGGGTGATGAAGAAATCCTTTGAAACCATGGAAATCCTCAAAGCCATGGCCGAAACCGGGAATCCGAATTCAGTATCCGATGCCGGAGTTGGCGCACTGGCAGCCCGTTCGGCAGTTATGGGCGCATTTCTTAATGTTAAAATCAATGCTGCCGGACTGAATGATAAAGCATTTGTCGCTTCCGTGATTGCAGAAGGCACTGAAATTGAACGCAATGCAAAGCTGATGGAAGAACAGATCCTGGAGATTGTCAATCAGAAAATCAACGCCTGA
- a CDS encoding DEAD/DEAH box helicase, translating to MLTSFIERLGIQELNELQLKSLEFIRPGTDLILISKTGSGKTLAFLLPILRMLVPELSGPQAMIITPSRELALQIESVFRKMQTGHRISALYGGHAVRTERNNLIEPAALLVGTPGRIADHLRREHFDPAGIKSLVLDEFDKSLELGFEKEMTFIIAKLAGLQTRILTSATRMEDIPAFTGVTNPVSLDFTIADDHINLAVNIVRAEGNDKLEALFRLICHLGNDPALIFCNHREAVERISTLLRMRGVVHGIYHGGMEQDARELALIRFRNGTHHTLITTDLAARGLDIPEIRHVIHYQQPANETVWVHRNGRTARMHASGDAWMVLAAEENAPVFVTGASGPVLLPEETDLPGFPEYETLYFSLGKKDKISRGDIAGFLMHQGGLNADDLGQISIADHASYAAVKRPLCRKLLADLKGRPLKRRQIKIEIAR from the coding sequence ATGTTGACATCTTTTATAGAACGCCTTGGCATTCAGGAGCTGAATGAACTGCAGCTGAAGTCTCTTGAATTTATCAGGCCGGGTACCGACCTGATACTCATCTCCAAAACCGGTTCAGGCAAAACCCTGGCATTTCTTCTTCCCATACTCCGCATGCTTGTTCCGGAGCTTTCCGGACCTCAGGCCATGATTATAACCCCTTCGCGTGAACTGGCCCTTCAGATTGAAAGTGTTTTCCGGAAGATGCAGACCGGTCATAGAATTTCAGCCCTTTACGGTGGACATGCGGTCAGGACTGAGCGAAATAACCTGATTGAGCCTGCTGCCTTGTTGGTTGGCACTCCCGGTCGTATTGCCGACCATTTGAGAAGGGAACATTTCGACCCTGCAGGCATAAAAAGCCTTGTTCTTGATGAATTTGATAAATCCCTGGAACTTGGGTTCGAAAAAGAAATGACTTTTATCATTGCAAAGCTGGCCGGTTTACAAACCAGAATACTGACTTCTGCAACAAGGATGGAGGATATTCCCGCATTCACCGGGGTCACAAATCCGGTCTCACTTGATTTTACCATTGCTGATGATCATATCAACCTGGCTGTGAACATAGTGAGAGCAGAAGGAAACGATAAGCTGGAAGCTTTATTCCGGCTTATCTGCCATCTGGGTAATGACCCCGCGCTGATATTCTGCAATCACCGCGAAGCTGTTGAGCGAATCAGCACCTTACTCAGGATGCGGGGTGTGGTTCACGGCATTTATCATGGCGGTATGGAGCAGGATGCCCGTGAGCTGGCCCTGATCCGTTTCCGTAACGGGACACATCATACCTTGATTACCACCGATCTGGCTGCGCGCGGTCTTGACATCCCGGAGATCAGACATGTAATACATTACCAACAGCCCGCCAATGAAACTGTCTGGGTACATCGTAACGGCCGGACTGCCCGCATGCACGCTTCGGGAGATGCCTGGATGGTGCTTGCAGCTGAAGAGAATGCACCGGTTTTTGTGACCGGAGCCTCCGGGCCGGTATTGCTGCCGGAAGAAACTGATTTGCCGGGTTTTCCGGAATACGAGACGCTGTATTTCAGCCTCGGGAAGAAAGATAAGATCAGTCGGGGCGATATTGCCGGTTTCCTGATGCATCAGGGCGGATTAAATGCGGATGATCTTGGTCAGATAAGTATTGCTGACCATGCGTCCTATGCAGCTGTAAAGCGACCGTTGTGCAGAAAACTTCTTGCTGATCTGAAAGGCAGACCTTTGAAAAGGAGACAAATAAAAATAGAAATCGCAAGATAA
- a CDS encoding 3-oxoacyl-ACP synthase III family protein — MSNNIYAVITGSGSYLPTRQIPNSEFLKSEFLESNGQPINRPNEEIISKFQQITGIDERRYVEENLVCSDIAFFAAEKAIASAGIDKETLDYIIVAHNFGDVKFGETHSDFVPALASRVKHKLAIENPFTVAYDLPFGCPGWLQALIQANYFIKSGDAKHILVIGSETLSRISDPHDRDSMIYSDGAGAVVLSAVESKTPVGILSHVSRTDALEHAYLLRMAGSYNTEDKSNVYLKMNGRKLYEYALKTVPAAIKMAIDKSGLPITHIERILIHQANEKMDDAIVNRLYELYGISERPEFSMPMTISWLGNNSVATLPILYDLIVNKKVDNHRLIPGDHFVFASVGAGMHVNAMVYRIPD; from the coding sequence ATGTCAAACAATATTTACGCTGTAATCACCGGTTCAGGCAGCTATCTGCCTACCCGGCAAATACCCAATTCGGAATTCCTGAAAAGCGAATTTCTCGAATCAAACGGTCAGCCGATCAACCGGCCCAATGAAGAAATCATTTCAAAATTCCAACAGATCACCGGGATTGATGAACGGCGATATGTAGAAGAAAATCTTGTCTGCTCCGATATTGCATTCTTTGCAGCGGAAAAGGCAATTGCATCAGCGGGAATTGACAAAGAGACGCTTGATTACATCATTGTAGCCCATAATTTCGGTGATGTGAAGTTCGGGGAAACCCACTCTGATTTTGTGCCGGCCCTTGCTTCAAGGGTAAAGCACAAACTGGCCATCGAAAACCCGTTTACCGTTGCCTATGACCTGCCTTTTGGCTGCCCGGGATGGCTTCAGGCCCTGATTCAGGCAAATTACTTTATAAAATCGGGAGATGCCAAACATATCCTTGTTATTGGTTCTGAAACGCTTTCCCGCATCAGCGACCCCCACGACCGTGACAGCATGATTTATTCCGATGGAGCCGGTGCTGTTGTGCTGAGTGCAGTTGAAAGTAAAACACCGGTTGGCATCCTGTCACATGTTTCAAGGACCGACGCCCTGGAGCACGCTTATCTGTTGCGCATGGCCGGCTCTTACAATACGGAAGACAAGAGCAATGTTTACCTGAAAATGAATGGCCGTAAGCTCTATGAATATGCATTGAAGACAGTGCCCGCTGCCATAAAAATGGCCATAGATAAAAGCGGTTTGCCAATAACCCATATTGAGCGGATACTGATTCATCAAGCCAATGAAAAGATGGACGATGCCATTGTAAACCGGCTTTATGAACTTTACGGCATCTCAGAACGTCCTGAATTTTCGATGCCGATGACCATCTCCTGGCTTGGTAACAATTCCGTTGCAACCCTGCCTATTCTGTACGATCTGATTGTGAACAAGAAAGTGGATAATCACCGCTTAATTCCGGGAGACCATTTTGTATTTGCCTCAGTCGGTGCCGGCATGCATGTGAATGCCATGGTTTACCGGATTCCGGACTAA
- a CDS encoding C10 family peptidase → MKSKLLFLFLLLTVTLSRTMADVVTPQTAALVARNFCYEQLVQDGISINLNEIELIPVTTREVNGLPVYYVFNLSTGGFIIISGEDAYTPVIGYNDQGAFPAGELAPHYSSFLAEFDDQISFIRSNGVFQNNDIKSSWEYYQSMINTRYIPGGNRDMEPLLPMTWNQDFPYNAYCPVDAGGSGGHVYAGCVATAMSMIMAYYRYPEHGTGSYSYNYGSYGNISANFGQTYYDWDAMLNSITSGSGRAINAIAELQFHCGVSVRMMYGPDGSGAYSEDVPYAIRSYFGYSSTAQHVRKSNYAASAWENMIVTSIDELKPLYYSGQSSEGGHAFVLDGYQTTGTGKLYHFNFGWSGSGNGFYTLTDVGGYSGAQAMVRNFFPNPANYPYNCDNHVITSPMGIFEDRSGPLADYQSNQACSWLIAPEDSVTSVTLNFTKFELAEGDVVNIYDGDNAGATLLASYDRNAAISSLTSSGNRLFVEFLTDGNNTAPGFTAEFSSVYPSFCGGTITLSEPFGSFSDGSGDHRYNHNSMCKWKIDPGPFADQLTLAFTAFDLENDKDFLKVYAIPTNQLLANYTGSVVPEPLVSPTGKMLLLFTSNGFNNNQGFEAEYYIANVGTAQNDVVSELSIYPNPAKGYAEIRFNIPETLETGFIITDLTGRVVYREDDKLMAGFVHKVLQLNHLNSGVYMLTLQNKAGRITRKLILE, encoded by the coding sequence ATGAAGTCTAAATTACTGTTTCTCTTTTTGTTACTGACCGTTACATTGAGCCGGACAATGGCTGATGTGGTCACCCCGCAGACCGCAGCCCTGGTTGCCCGGAATTTCTGTTATGAGCAGCTTGTGCAGGATGGCATAAGCATTAACCTGAATGAGATTGAGCTGATTCCGGTTACAACCCGTGAAGTGAACGGTTTGCCCGTTTATTATGTGTTTAATCTGAGCACCGGTGGTTTTATCATTATATCAGGAGAAGATGCTTATACTCCGGTGATAGGTTACAATGATCAGGGTGCATTTCCCGCCGGGGAACTGGCTCCGCACTACAGCAGTTTCCTGGCTGAATTTGATGATCAGATCAGCTTTATCAGGAGTAACGGGGTTTTTCAAAACAACGATATTAAATCATCCTGGGAATATTATCAGTCCATGATAAATACCAGGTATATCCCCGGGGGCAACAGGGATATGGAACCCTTGCTGCCGATGACCTGGAATCAGGATTTTCCATACAATGCCTATTGTCCTGTGGATGCAGGCGGCTCAGGCGGACATGTTTATGCCGGTTGCGTGGCTACCGCCATGTCGATGATCATGGCCTATTATCGTTATCCCGAGCACGGTACGGGAAGCTATTCCTATAATTATGGCTCTTACGGAAACATAAGCGCTAACTTCGGACAGACCTATTACGACTGGGATGCCATGCTGAACTCCATTACCTCGGGAAGTGGCAGGGCCATCAATGCAATTGCAGAGCTTCAGTTCCACTGCGGTGTAAGCGTAAGGATGATGTATGGTCCTGACGGGTCGGGTGCCTATAGCGAGGATGTACCTTACGCCATCCGTTCTTATTTCGGGTACTCTTCCACAGCCCAGCACGTAAGAAAAAGTAATTATGCCGCCTCGGCATGGGAAAACATGATTGTTACCAGCATCGATGAACTGAAACCGCTTTATTATTCGGGACAGAGTTCTGAAGGAGGGCATGCTTTCGTACTGGACGGCTATCAGACAACCGGAACGGGCAAGCTATATCACTTTAATTTCGGATGGAGCGGCAGCGGCAACGGTTTCTATACCCTTACCGATGTAGGTGGATATAGTGGCGCTCAGGCCATGGTCAGGAATTTTTTCCCAAATCCGGCCAATTATCCGTATAACTGTGATAACCATGTGATTACATCCCCGATGGGGATATTCGAAGACCGAAGCGGCCCCCTTGCAGATTACCAGTCAAATCAGGCCTGCTCCTGGTTAATCGCACCGGAAGATTCTGTGACTTCTGTTACACTGAACTTTACAAAATTTGAACTTGCTGAAGGTGACGTTGTAAATATCTATGATGGTGACAATGCCGGAGCCACGTTGCTGGCATCTTACGACCGGAATGCTGCAATTTCGAGCCTTACTTCATCAGGGAACAGGCTGTTTGTCGAATTTCTGACTGACGGAAACAATACAGCTCCGGGATTCACCGCTGAGTTTTCTTCAGTTTATCCTTCATTCTGCGGAGGAACGATCACCTTGTCGGAACCCTTCGGATCCTTTAGCGATGGAAGCGGTGACCACCGTTACAACCACAATTCCATGTGCAAATGGAAAATTGATCCGGGTCCTTTTGCCGACCAGCTTACCCTGGCATTTACTGCCTTCGATCTGGAAAATGACAAGGACTTTCTGAAAGTATATGCAATCCCGACCAATCAGTTGCTGGCGAACTACACCGGTTCTGTGGTACCTGAACCGCTTGTTTCACCCACAGGCAAAATGCTGCTGCTTTTTACCTCTAACGGATTTAATAACAATCAGGGCTTTGAAGCTGAGTATTACATCGCCAATGTGGGAACTGCTCAGAACGATGTTGTTTCTGAACTGTCCATCTATCCCAATCCGGCTAAAGGTTATGCCGAAATCCGTTTTAATATCCCCGAAACACTGGAAACCGGTTTTATTATAACCGATCTTACAGGCAGGGTAGTTTACCGCGAAGATGATAAACTGATGGCTGGATTCGTTCATAAGGTGCTACAGCTGAACCATTTGAATTCGGGAGTATACATGCTGACCTTGCAGAATAAAGCAGGCCGCATCACCCGGAAACTGATTCTCGAATAG
- a CDS encoding MarC family protein: MNHELFTIAVLYFTSFFAIINPLGVMPVFMTMTADLTDKQRRKTALKAVFTAFITLLLFAFSGQLMFRFFGISVDGFRVVGGIIFFIMGFDLLQARISKIKMDEEMVKKYVDDISVTPLGIPIIAGPGAITNAIVLMEDSAHLSLKFILILTIIFTLGLTYVVLLGAGKIGKLLGETGNKITMKLMGLIMMVIAVEFFFAGLKPILQSIFQITPVS; encoded by the coding sequence ATGAACCACGAACTCTTTACCATCGCAGTCCTTTACTTCACCTCCTTCTTCGCCATCATCAATCCGCTGGGTGTGATGCCGGTATTTATGACCATGACTGCCGACCTGACGGATAAGCAAAGAAGAAAAACTGCCCTCAAAGCGGTATTCACTGCATTTATCACCTTGCTGCTTTTTGCTTTCAGCGGCCAACTGATGTTCAGGTTTTTTGGCATATCGGTTGACGGGTTCAGGGTTGTCGGCGGGATCATCTTTTTTATCATGGGCTTTGACCTGTTACAGGCCAGAATCAGCAAGATAAAAATGGATGAGGAAATGGTTAAAAAATATGTGGATGACATCTCAGTTACACCGTTGGGAATTCCCATCATTGCGGGGCCCGGGGCAATTACGAACGCTATTGTTCTGATGGAAGACAGCGCCCACCTGTCCCTCAAGTTTATTCTTATCCTGACCATTATCTTCACCCTTGGCCTGACTTACGTTGTATTGCTGGGCGCCGGGAAAATCGGAAAGTTGCTGGGCGAAACCGGAAATAAAATCACCATGAAGCTGATGGGGCTGATTATGATGGTAATTGCAGTGGAGTTTTTCTTTGCCGGGCTTAAACCCATTCTGCAGTCTATATTTCAGATTACCCCTGTTTCCTGA
- the hutI gene encoding imidazolonepropionase, producing MPETNKLLIINIKSLAGIDNGEVLFKAGKEMSTFEKLEDAWLLTEGSIIRDFGQMSQLDQILYEEPGVRIIDARGRMVFPSFCDSHTHLVYAGSREIEYVDKIRGLSYEEIAKRGGGILNSAKRLHEASEEELTEQALERLNEIISYGTGAVEIKSGYGLNTADELKMLRVIQRLRMLSPLTIKSTFLGAHAVPAEYKGKQGEYVDLIINEMIPQVSAANLADYIDVFCDRGFFTPDETERILMAGIKYGLRPKIHANELDYSGGIQVGVKYDALSVDHLEYTGDEEISALMDSETMPTLLPGAAFFLNMVHAPARKMIEAGLPIALASDFNPGSSPSGNMQLILSMGCIMFRMTPEESFNACTINGAYAMGISDQYGSIARGKKANFFITKPIPTIEFMPYAYGSNKAETTVLNGEIINF from the coding sequence ATGCCGGAGACGAATAAATTACTGATTATCAATATCAAATCCCTGGCGGGGATTGACAACGGCGAAGTGCTTTTCAAAGCCGGGAAAGAAATGTCCACTTTCGAAAAGCTTGAGGATGCCTGGCTTCTGACCGAAGGAAGCATTATCAGGGATTTCGGGCAGATGAGCCAACTCGATCAAATATTGTACGAAGAGCCAGGGGTAAGGATTATTGATGCCAGAGGCCGGATGGTATTTCCTTCGTTCTGCGATTCGCACACCCACCTGGTCTATGCCGGCAGCCGGGAAATTGAATATGTGGATAAGATCAGAGGCCTTTCTTATGAAGAAATTGCCAAAAGGGGCGGCGGAATACTCAATTCTGCCAAACGGCTGCACGAAGCATCGGAAGAAGAGTTGACGGAACAGGCGCTTGAACGACTGAATGAAATTATTTCATACGGAACCGGCGCCGTGGAAATCAAGAGCGGATACGGGCTGAACACCGCCGACGAACTTAAAATGCTGCGGGTAATTCAACGCCTGAGAATGCTCAGCCCGCTCACCATCAAATCAACCTTCCTCGGGGCTCATGCAGTACCTGCAGAATATAAAGGCAAACAGGGCGAATATGTCGATCTGATCATCAACGAAATGATTCCACAGGTTTCTGCGGCCAATCTTGCTGATTACATAGATGTATTCTGCGACAGGGGATTTTTCACCCCCGATGAGACTGAACGCATTCTGATGGCCGGCATCAAATACGGCCTGCGGCCGAAAATCCATGCCAATGAGCTTGATTATTCGGGTGGCATACAGGTAGGCGTAAAATACGATGCGCTTTCTGTGGATCACCTTGAATATACCGGTGATGAGGAGATTTCCGCACTGATGGATTCAGAAACCATGCCCACCCTGCTTCCGGGCGCTGCTTTCTTTTTAAATATGGTACATGCTCCGGCCCGAAAAATGATTGAAGCCGGGCTTCCCATTGCACTGGCGAGTGATTTCAATCCCGGCTCCTCCCCTTCCGGCAATATGCAGCTGATTCTTTCCATGGGCTGCATCATGTTCCGGATGACTCCCGAAGAATCATTCAATGCCTGCACCATCAACGGCGCTTATGCCATGGGTATCAGCGACCAGTACGGCAGCATTGCCAGGGGCAAAAAGGCTAATTTTTTCATCACCAAACCCATACCGACCATTGAATTTATGCCCTATGCTTACGGCAGCAACAAGGCAGAAACCACGGTGCTGAACGGGGAAATCATCAATTTTTAA